The Triticum aestivum cultivar Chinese Spring chromosome 7B, IWGSC CS RefSeq v2.1, whole genome shotgun sequence genome window below encodes:
- the LOC123160856 gene encoding putative RING-H2 finger protein ATL49, which produces MDASSSSTPAAAAPPPPTHSVLDTIQNKLSPGVLLIVAILAMVFFIFGLLNLLVQNILRLRRARRHRLRVAAGDVDGSSPTALQGQLQQLFHLHDAGVDQAFIDALPVFVYRAILGAGAGHRKGGGDPFDCAVCLCEFAMDDALRLLPTCGHAFHVPCIDAWLLSHSTCPLCRGSVLAADLSPASSPMVLVLESDGRSDTAAEAPGGRDDNENEGSPKAEEVVEVKLGKLRCMDGSNGGSEHLAADQTAGRDDLGRRRCLSMGSYEYVMDDHAALRVAIKTPAKKRPRSRRRHALSECDFGSDVAKRGAWEAAVKEAAAPEPDGARRGDDARLSNKDSFSVSKIWMVRGAKKEDGRTLAGTRRSVSFRWPAMAEASRNDGADRERRDVESQSGSFGSSGAPSLAEERLPLARTRTAPLWAAGGWQANSSSAGSHS; this is translated from the coding sequence ATGgacgcctcgtcgtcgtccacccccgcggcggcggcgccgccgccgcccacgcatTCCGTGCTCGACACCATCCAGAACAAGCTGAGCCCGGGCGTGCTCCTCATCGTGGCCATCCTGGCCATGGTGTTCTTCATCTTCGGCCTGCTCAACCTGCTGGTGCAGAACATCCTCCGGCTGCGGCGCGCGCGGCGGCACCGCCTGCGCGTTGCCGCGGGCGACGTCGACGGCAGCAGCCCCACGGCGCTCCAGGGTCAGCTCCAGCAGCTGTTCCACCTCCACGACGCCGGCGTCGACCAGGCCttcatcgacgcgctccccgtcttCGTCTACCGCGCCAtcctcggcgccggcgccggccaccGAAAGGGGGGCGGCGACCCCTTCGACTGCGCCGTGTGCCTGTGCGAGTTCGCCATGGACGACGCGCTCCGGCTGCTGCCCACCTGCGGCCACGCCTTCCACGTGCCCTGCATCGACGCCTGGCTGCTCTCGCACTCCACCTGCCCGCTCTGCCGCGGCAGCGTCCTCGCCGCCGACCTCTCGCCAGCTTCCAGCCCGATGGTGCTCGTCCTCGAGTCCGACGGTCGCTCCGACACGGCCGCGGAGGCGCCGGGTGGAAGGGACGACAATGAGAATGAGGGGTCCCCGAAGGCAGAGGAGGTCGTCGAGGTGAAGCTCGGCAAGCTCCGGTGCATGGACGGCAGCAATGGCGGTTCAGAGCATCTCGCCGCCGATCAAACCGCTGGCAGAGACGACCTCGGACGTAGGAGGTGCCTGTCCATGGGATCCTACGAGTACGTCATGGACGACCACGCCGCGCTCCGCGTCGCCATCAAGACGCCAGCCAAGAAGCGCCCGAGGTCGCGGCGCCGGCACGCGCTCTCGGAGTGCGACTTCGGGAGCGACGTCGCCAAGAGAGGGGCGTGGGAAGCGGCCGTGAAAGAGGCCGCCGCGCCGGAGCCCGACGGAGCGCGCCGCGGCGACGACGCGAGGCTGAGCAACAAGGACAGCTTCTCCGTGTCCAAGATCTGGATGGTGCGCGGCGCCAAGAAGGAAGACGGCCGGACACTGGCCGGTACGAGGCGGTCCGTGTCGTTCCGGTGGCCGGCGATGGCCGAGGCGAGCAGGAACGACGGCGCCGACCGGGAGCGCCGGGACGTGGAGTCGCAGTCAGGAAGCTTCGGCAGCAGCGGCGCCCCGTCCCTTGCGGAGGAGAGGCTGCCGCTCGCGCGGACGAGGACGGCGCCGCTCTGGGCCGCCGGCGGGTGGCAGGCGAACAGCAGCAGCGCCGGAAGCCATTCCTGA